The proteins below are encoded in one region of Streptomyces sp. NBC_00490:
- a CDS encoding TetR/AcrR family transcriptional regulator: MSAVSTPPTASPSARRDAEATKAAILRSARYLLARHAHADITLKAVAERAGVSPPLILKYFGNKDALFARVMSFEADAEALLDAPLHELGRHMVRHVLESQSERGADPLLRIAFAPLHGEQGDILRANFRAQVTERLAERLTGPDTGLRAELAVGTLLGLGVMYGIARGPHMRASMLDTLVERYAPVVQAQLTP; the protein is encoded by the coding sequence ATGAGTGCCGTGAGCACCCCACCGACCGCCTCCCCGTCCGCACGCCGCGACGCCGAGGCGACCAAGGCGGCCATCCTCAGATCGGCCCGCTACCTCCTGGCCCGCCACGCCCACGCCGACATCACCCTGAAGGCGGTCGCGGAACGCGCCGGTGTGAGCCCGCCGTTGATCCTGAAGTACTTCGGCAACAAGGACGCCCTCTTCGCCCGCGTCATGTCCTTCGAGGCCGACGCCGAAGCCCTGCTGGACGCCCCCCTGCACGAGCTGGGCCGGCACATGGTCCGGCACGTCCTGGAGAGCCAGAGCGAGCGTGGCGCCGATCCCCTGCTGCGCATCGCCTTCGCCCCCCTGCACGGCGAACAGGGCGACATCCTGCGCGCCAACTTCCGCGCCCAGGTCACCGAACGCCTCGCCGAACGCCTCACCGGCCCCGACACCGGCCTGCGCGCCGAACTCGCCGTGGGCACCCTTCTCGGCCTCGGCGTGATGTACGGCATCGCCCGCGGCCCGCACATGAGGGCGAGCATGCTGGACACCCTCGTCGAGCGGTACGCGCCCGTGGTGCAGGCGCAGTTGACGCCCTAG
- a CDS encoding MFS transporter — protein sequence MDEPAATPRPLRERLTVPVLAFGGILMAVMQTVVVPLLPDLPRLTGASPGAVSWMVTATLLAGAVLTPVLGRAGDMYGKRRVLLAALGLMTVGSVLCALSSDIRVLIAARALSGAASAVVPLSISILRDELPPERRGGAVALMSSTVGIGAALGLPLAAVIVQYANWHIMFWVTAGLGAVGVASVWWAVRESPVREPGRFDVPGTLGLAAGLVSLLLAVSQGGQWGWGSARILGLFGAAVVVLALWWWQQLRTERPLVDLRLVSEPRVGLAHVAALLTGFAFYANSLVTAQLVQAPEATGYGLGLSIVQTGLVLLPGGFIMLLFSPVSARISASRGPRVTLALGALVIAAGYAVRIADSHDLWMIMVGAAVVGTGTTLAYSALPTLILHAVPAGQTASANGVNVLMRTIGQAVSSAAVAAVLVRHTSLVGGVPVPALDGYLLAFGVAGAVALAACATALSIPADPESGGTRRSRGARKEVMEGA from the coding sequence ATGGACGAGCCCGCCGCGACACCCCGGCCCCTGCGGGAACGGCTGACCGTCCCGGTCCTGGCGTTCGGCGGCATCCTCATGGCCGTCATGCAGACCGTGGTCGTTCCGCTGCTGCCGGACCTGCCGCGGCTGACCGGTGCCTCACCCGGCGCCGTCTCGTGGATGGTCACCGCGACCCTGCTCGCCGGCGCCGTCCTCACCCCGGTCCTCGGCCGGGCCGGTGACATGTACGGCAAGCGCAGGGTGCTCTTGGCGGCGCTGGGCCTGATGACCGTCGGCTCGGTGCTGTGCGCCCTGTCCTCCGACATCCGGGTGCTCATCGCCGCCCGCGCCCTCTCGGGCGCCGCCTCCGCCGTCGTACCGCTGTCCATCAGCATCCTGCGCGACGAGCTCCCGCCGGAACGCCGGGGCGGCGCCGTGGCGCTGATGAGCTCGACCGTGGGCATCGGCGCCGCGCTGGGCCTGCCGCTCGCGGCGGTCATCGTGCAGTACGCGAACTGGCACATCATGTTCTGGGTGACCGCCGGCCTGGGCGCGGTGGGCGTCGCCTCGGTGTGGTGGGCGGTACGGGAGTCGCCGGTGCGCGAGCCCGGCCGGTTCGACGTGCCGGGCACCCTCGGTCTGGCCGCCGGTCTCGTGAGCCTGCTGCTCGCGGTGTCGCAGGGCGGGCAGTGGGGGTGGGGCAGCGCGCGGATCCTGGGACTCTTCGGCGCCGCCGTCGTCGTACTGGCGCTGTGGTGGTGGCAGCAGTTGCGGACCGAACGGCCGCTGGTCGACCTCCGGCTGGTCTCCGAGCCGCGGGTCGGGCTCGCGCATGTGGCGGCGCTGCTGACCGGGTTCGCGTTCTACGCCAACTCCCTGGTCACGGCCCAGCTCGTGCAGGCGCCCGAAGCCACCGGGTACGGGCTCGGGCTGTCGATCGTCCAGACCGGTCTGGTGCTGCTGCCGGGCGGCTTCATCATGCTGCTGTTCTCGCCGGTCTCGGCCCGGATCTCCGCCTCCCGCGGACCGCGCGTCACGCTCGCCCTCGGGGCGCTGGTCATCGCGGCCGGCTACGCCGTGCGCATCGCCGACAGCCACGACCTGTGGATGATCATGGTTGGCGCGGCGGTCGTGGGCACCGGCACCACCCTGGCCTACTCGGCGCTGCCCACGCTCATCCTGCACGCCGTCCCGGCAGGCCAGACCGCCTCCGCCAATGGCGTCAACGTCCTGATGCGCACGATCGGGCAGGCGGTGTCGAGTGCCGCCGTCGCCGCGGTCCTGGTCCGCCACACCAGCCTGGTCGGCGGTGTTCCCGTACCCGCCCTGGACGGCTATCTGCTGGCCTTCGGCGTCGCGGGCGCGGTCGCCCTGGCGGCGTGCGCGACCGCACTGAGCATCCCCGCCGACCCGGAGAGCGGTGGAACACGCCGGTCCCGCGGAGCCCGCAAGGAGGTGATGGAGGGAGCATGA
- a CDS encoding FAD-dependent monooxygenase has product MKVACVGGGPAGLYLSILLKRQDPSHDITVYERDPEGSTYGWGVTYWRGLLDKLHEHDPETARAVEEHSVRWNDGVARVRDLTTRHRGDEGHGIGRHRFLELLAARARELGVRLEFEHAITPENLPEADLIVAGDGVHSALRTAHADHFGTEVREGRNRYAWLGTTKVFDAFTFGFVETDHGWIWCYGYGFGPDRSTCVIECAPETWSGLGLDRADEAEGLTLLEKLFADVLDGHSLIGRSGADGSAQWLTFRTLTNRTWSRGNLVLIGDAAHTTHYSIGAGTTLALEDAIALAAALREHTELPQALARYERQRKAELLSVQSAARYSAQWYENLPRYIHLPPQQMFALLGQRHSPLLPYVPPQLYYRLDKAAGQLEALRRLKRWLGPKIARSAHARALSERK; this is encoded by the coding sequence GTGAAGGTCGCCTGCGTCGGTGGCGGGCCCGCCGGCCTGTATCTGTCGATCCTGCTGAAACGGCAGGACCCGTCCCACGACATCACCGTCTACGAACGCGATCCGGAGGGCTCGACCTACGGCTGGGGCGTCACCTACTGGCGTGGCTTGCTCGACAAGCTCCACGAGCACGACCCCGAGACCGCGCGGGCCGTCGAGGAGCACTCGGTCCGCTGGAACGACGGCGTCGCCCGTGTACGGGACCTGACGACCCGCCACCGCGGCGACGAAGGGCACGGCATCGGCCGCCACCGCTTCCTGGAACTCCTCGCCGCCCGCGCCCGGGAGCTCGGTGTACGGCTGGAGTTCGAGCACGCGATCACCCCGGAGAACCTGCCCGAGGCCGACCTGATCGTGGCCGGCGACGGCGTCCACAGCGCGCTGCGCACCGCCCACGCCGACCACTTCGGCACCGAGGTCAGGGAGGGCCGCAACCGCTACGCCTGGCTCGGCACCACCAAGGTCTTCGACGCCTTCACCTTCGGTTTCGTCGAGACCGACCACGGCTGGATCTGGTGCTACGGCTACGGCTTCGGCCCCGACCGCAGCACCTGCGTCATCGAATGCGCCCCGGAGACCTGGTCGGGCCTCGGCCTCGACCGCGCGGACGAGGCCGAGGGTCTGACCCTGCTGGAGAAGCTCTTCGCCGACGTCCTGGACGGCCACTCCCTCATCGGCCGCTCCGGTGCCGACGGCAGCGCCCAGTGGCTCACCTTCCGCACCCTCACCAACCGCACCTGGTCCCGCGGCAACCTCGTCCTCATCGGCGACGCCGCCCACACCACCCACTACTCCATCGGTGCCGGCACCACCCTCGCCCTCGAGGACGCCATCGCCCTGGCCGCGGCGCTCCGCGAGCACACCGAGCTCCCGCAGGCACTCGCCCGCTACGAGCGGCAGCGCAAGGCCGAGCTCCTCTCCGTCCAGAGCGCCGCCCGCTACAGCGCCCAGTGGTACGAGAACCTCCCGCGCTACATCCACCTGCCCCCGCAGCAGATGTTCGCCCTGCTCGGCCAGCGCCACTCGCCCCTGCTGCCCTATGTCCCGCCCCAGCTGTACTACCGGCTCGACAAGGCCGCGGGACAGCTCGAAGCGCTGCGGCGGCTCAAGCGCTGGCTGGGTCCGAAGATCGCGCGCAGCGCCCACGCCCGCGCCCTGAGCGAGCGGAAGTAG
- the melC1 gene encoding apotyrosinase chaperone MelC1 yields the protein MPELTRRRALTAAAALATTVAVAPRAAAHDHSPEAFDEVYKGRRIQGRPAAAGGHHHGTGYAVFVDGAELHVMQNADGTWISVVSHYDPVPTPKAAARAAVDELRGARLVPFPAN from the coding sequence ATGCCCGAACTGACCCGGCGCCGCGCACTCACCGCCGCGGCCGCCCTCGCCACCACGGTCGCCGTCGCGCCCCGAGCGGCCGCCCACGACCACTCCCCCGAGGCCTTCGACGAGGTCTACAAGGGCCGCCGCATCCAGGGCCGCCCCGCCGCCGCGGGCGGTCACCACCACGGCACCGGATACGCCGTGTTCGTCGACGGCGCGGAACTGCACGTGATGCAGAACGCCGACGGCACCTGGATCAGCGTCGTCAGCCACTACGACCCGGTACCGACGCCGAAGGCCGCCGCACGGGCCGCCGTCGACGAGCTGCGGGGCGCACGACTCGTCCCGTTCCCCGCCAACTGA
- the melC2 gene encoding tyrosinase MelC2, which yields MTVRKNQANLSADEKRRFVAAVLELKRSGRYDTFVTTHNAFIMSDTDNSERTGHRSPSFLPWHRRYLLEFERALQSVDASVALPYWDWSTDRSPRASLWAPDFLGGTGRSRDGQVMDGPFAASAGNWPISVRVDARTFLRRSLGTSVRELPTRAEVDSVLAMPTYDMAPWNSASDGFRNHLEGWRGVNLHNRVHVWVGGQMATGVSPNDPVFWLHHAYIDKLWAEWQRRHPDSGYLPAAGTRDVVDLDETMKPWNDVRPADLLDHRAHYTFDTD from the coding sequence ATGACCGTCCGCAAGAACCAGGCGAACCTGAGCGCCGACGAGAAGCGGCGCTTCGTCGCCGCCGTCCTGGAGCTGAAGCGCAGCGGCCGCTACGACACCTTCGTCACCACGCACAACGCCTTCATCATGTCCGACACCGACAACAGCGAACGTACGGGCCACCGTTCACCGTCGTTCCTGCCCTGGCACCGCAGATATCTCCTCGAGTTCGAGCGGGCCCTGCAGTCGGTGGACGCGTCGGTGGCACTCCCCTACTGGGACTGGTCCACCGACCGCTCCCCGCGCGCCTCGCTGTGGGCGCCGGACTTCCTCGGCGGCACCGGCCGCAGCCGGGACGGCCAGGTGATGGACGGGCCGTTCGCCGCGTCGGCCGGCAACTGGCCCATATCCGTGCGGGTGGACGCCCGTACGTTCCTGCGCCGCTCGCTCGGCACATCGGTGCGCGAACTGCCGACGCGGGCGGAGGTCGACTCCGTGCTGGCCATGCCGACGTACGACATGGCGCCCTGGAACAGCGCCTCGGACGGCTTCCGCAACCACCTGGAGGGGTGGCGCGGGGTCAATCTGCACAACCGGGTCCATGTCTGGGTCGGCGGCCAGATGGCGACCGGGGTCTCTCCCAACGATCCGGTGTTCTGGCTGCACCACGCCTACATCGACAAGCTGTGGGCCGAGTGGCAGCGCAGGCACCCGGACTCGGGGTATCTGCCCGCCGCCGGGACGCGGGACGTGGTCGACCTGGACGAGACGATGAAGCCGTGGAACGACGTACGCCCGGCGGACCTGCTGGACCACCGGGCGCACTACACGTTCGACACGGACTGA
- a CDS encoding ribonuclease H family protein gives MRERVVAACDGASKGNPGPAGWAWVVADDTEAPARWEAGPLGKATNNVAELTALERLLTAVEPDVPLEIRMDSQYAMKAVTTWLPGWKRNGWKTAAGKPVANQDLVVRIDELLDGRKVDFRYVPAHQVDGDRLNDFADRAASQAAVVQEPAGTDLGSPEPPPSPDTPKASRPAKAKSPRRSGGSASSASSGSRTIKAKFPGRCLCGRPYAAGADIAKNAQGWGHPECRTADA, from the coding sequence ATGCGTGAACGTGTGGTGGCCGCTTGCGACGGCGCTTCGAAGGGAAACCCCGGACCGGCCGGCTGGGCCTGGGTCGTCGCGGACGACACGGAGGCCCCGGCCCGCTGGGAGGCGGGGCCGCTCGGCAAGGCCACCAACAACGTCGCGGAACTCACCGCGCTGGAACGTCTGTTGACGGCGGTCGAGCCGGACGTGCCGCTGGAGATCCGGATGGACTCCCAGTACGCCATGAAGGCCGTCACCACTTGGCTGCCCGGCTGGAAGCGCAACGGCTGGAAGACGGCCGCCGGCAAGCCGGTCGCCAACCAGGACCTGGTCGTCCGTATCGACGAACTGCTCGACGGCCGCAAGGTCGACTTCCGCTATGTCCCGGCTCACCAGGTCGACGGCGACCGCCTCAACGACTTCGCGGACCGCGCCGCCAGTCAGGCCGCCGTGGTCCAGGAGCCCGCGGGCACCGACCTCGGCTCGCCCGAGCCGCCGCCCTCGCCCGACACCCCGAAGGCCTCCCGCCCCGCCAAGGCCAAGTCACCCCGGCGGAGCGGCGGTTCGGCCTCCTCGGCGTCCTCGGGGTCTCGCACCATCAAGGCCAAGTTCCCCGGCCGCTGTCTGTGCGGCCGCCCCTACGCGGCCGGCGCGGACATCGCGAAGAACGCGCAGGGCTGGGGCCACCCGGAGTGCCGCACGGCGGACGCCTGA
- a CDS encoding VOC family protein, translated as MAVQPEGTPCWADAMFSDVEGAKSFYGDVLGWTFGEASSEYGNYTQAYADGKAVAAVVPPMPGQEGQSQWCLYLASPDAAATAGKIRDNGGDVLMEPMAVGDFGTMCLARDPSGAVFGVWQAGQHEGFEAVGEPGAYAWAEVFTREPAKTDDFLTAVFPYRAKQMEDDAVDFRIFDIGENTVLGRMKMTDDFPPEVPSYVNVYFAVSDCDDAVAKATKLGGVLRFGPMSSPFGRFAALSDPQGASFSVIDLSTTEGEMPKISEV; from the coding sequence ATGGCCGTACAACCTGAGGGAACCCCCTGTTGGGCCGATGCGATGTTCAGTGACGTCGAGGGAGCCAAGAGCTTCTACGGCGACGTCCTGGGCTGGACCTTCGGCGAGGCGTCGTCGGAGTACGGCAACTACACCCAGGCCTACGCGGACGGCAAGGCCGTTGCCGCCGTCGTCCCGCCCATGCCGGGCCAGGAGGGCCAGTCGCAGTGGTGCCTGTACCTCGCGAGCCCGGACGCCGCGGCCACCGCCGGCAAGATCCGTGACAACGGCGGCGACGTACTGATGGAGCCCATGGCGGTCGGCGACTTCGGCACCATGTGCCTGGCCCGCGACCCGAGCGGCGCCGTCTTCGGCGTCTGGCAGGCCGGACAGCACGAGGGCTTCGAGGCGGTCGGCGAGCCGGGCGCGTACGCCTGGGCGGAGGTCTTCACCCGCGAGCCCGCGAAGACGGACGACTTCCTCACGGCCGTCTTCCCGTACCGCGCGAAGCAGATGGAGGACGACGCGGTCGACTTCCGCATCTTCGACATCGGCGAGAACACCGTCCTCGGCCGGATGAAGATGACGGACGACTTCCCGCCCGAGGTCCCGTCGTACGTCAACGTCTACTTCGCCGTGTCCGACTGCGACGACGCCGTCGCCAAGGCCACCAAGCTCGGTGGCGTCCTGCGCTTCGGGCCGATGTCCAGCCCCTTCGGCCGGTTCGCCGCGCTGAGCGACCCGCAGGGCGCGAGCTTCTCGGTGATCGACCTGAGCACCACCGAGGGCGAGATGCCGAAGATCTCGGAGGTCTAG
- a CDS encoding STAS domain-containing protein, producing MHDTILKPVGAAPWPPAGEHALLRTETGALVAELHGDIDLATAAHLSLWFDSLAAVAAPGYVVDLRPVSFVDSAGLNVVLRLRRRVTGTGGRFALVCDAAQLRLLRANGTADVLNPSATLAEAVSGLLPLRDGPLPAQNGPNRSARGPAAG from the coding sequence TTGCACGACACCATTCTGAAGCCCGTCGGCGCGGCCCCCTGGCCCCCGGCCGGCGAGCACGCGCTGCTGCGTACGGAGACCGGAGCGCTGGTCGCCGAGCTGCACGGCGACATCGACCTGGCCACCGCCGCCCACCTGAGCCTCTGGTTCGACTCCCTGGCGGCGGTGGCCGCCCCGGGCTACGTCGTCGACCTGCGCCCGGTCTCCTTCGTCGACTCCGCCGGTCTCAACGTGGTGCTGCGCCTGCGGCGCCGCGTCACCGGGACGGGCGGCAGGTTCGCCCTTGTGTGTGACGCCGCGCAGCTGCGGTTGCTGCGCGCGAACGGCACAGCGGACGTGCTGAATCCTTCCGCCACCCTGGCCGAGGCGGTGTCCGGGCTCCTCCCTCTCCGTGACGGCCCCCTTCCCGCACAGAACGGACCGAACCGTTCGGCGCGCGGCCCGGCGGCGGGGTGA
- a CDS encoding ATP-binding protein has translation MADPPDFRRLFDAVLSPLLVLTPDFTIVEVNRAYLTATRTERAIVGRPVFDVFPDNPDDPSADGVANLRRSLEAVVATGRTDTMALQRYDIPAEDGGFAERYWSPVNSPVLDAEGKLSYIIHRVEDVTEFVHVRHVGREQQRVAAEAQMRAEGMEIDLFVRAREIREVNEQLQRANAELDAAGRRSREEQEAKDRFIATLSHELRNPLAAATAATELLALDMPGGHSALSVLERQLGTLVRMSNDLLDGTRAVTGRLELVRERVDIRSVVEGACADIRHLFGHEGRTLDIGVPGDPVFVDGDRLRLAQVLTNLLSNALKYTAPGGHTEVALGIEGDLARLTVRDDGIGFRPGQAEDLFGVFMRAAPAGPDTPEGLGLGLAVARTVAELHGGRVFAHSEGPGRGAEFTVTLPVADSGAPEPARAVVVRPAKRQLSVLIVEDNADLALTYRTLLQRQGHHVTAVHTGTDALTATEDCLFDVVLCDLGLPDIDGYTVARTIRTRPHGERLRLIAVSGFSQGSDRTRSRAAGFDAHLAKPLPLNDLIDLLERFDEP, from the coding sequence ATGGCCGACCCCCCGGACTTCCGGCGCCTGTTCGACGCCGTCCTGTCCCCCCTGCTGGTCCTCACCCCCGACTTCACCATCGTCGAGGTCAACCGCGCGTATCTCACGGCCACCCGCACCGAACGCGCCATCGTCGGGCGTCCCGTCTTCGACGTGTTCCCCGACAACCCCGACGATCCGTCGGCCGACGGCGTCGCCAATCTGCGCCGCTCCCTGGAAGCCGTGGTCGCCACCGGACGTACCGACACCATGGCGCTCCAGCGCTACGACATCCCCGCGGAGGACGGTGGCTTCGCCGAGCGCTACTGGAGTCCGGTGAACTCGCCCGTCCTGGACGCCGAGGGGAAGCTGTCGTACATCATCCACCGGGTCGAGGACGTCACGGAGTTCGTGCATGTGCGCCACGTGGGGCGGGAGCAGCAACGGGTGGCCGCCGAGGCGCAGATGCGGGCGGAGGGCATGGAGATCGACCTGTTCGTGCGGGCCCGGGAGATCCGCGAGGTCAACGAGCAGCTCCAGCGCGCCAACGCCGAGCTGGACGCGGCGGGGCGGCGGTCGCGGGAGGAGCAGGAGGCCAAGGACCGGTTCATCGCGACGCTCTCGCACGAGCTGCGCAATCCGCTCGCGGCGGCCACCGCGGCCACCGAGCTGCTGGCCCTCGACATGCCCGGGGGCCATTCGGCGCTGTCGGTGCTGGAACGGCAGCTGGGCACGCTGGTGCGGATGAGCAACGACCTGCTGGACGGCACGCGCGCGGTGACGGGGCGGCTGGAGCTGGTGCGGGAGCGGGTCGACATCCGGTCCGTCGTCGAGGGCGCGTGTGCCGACATCCGCCATCTGTTCGGGCACGAGGGACGCACCCTGGACATCGGTGTGCCGGGCGATCCGGTGTTCGTGGACGGCGACCGGCTGCGGCTGGCTCAGGTGCTGACCAACCTGCTGTCGAACGCGCTCAAGTACACCGCACCGGGCGGGCACACCGAGGTCGCCCTGGGCATCGAGGGCGACCTGGCCCGGCTCACGGTGCGGGACGACGGGATCGGTTTTCGGCCCGGTCAGGCCGAGGACCTGTTCGGGGTGTTCATGCGCGCGGCGCCTGCCGGGCCCGACACACCGGAGGGGCTGGGGCTGGGCCTCGCGGTCGCCCGTACCGTGGCGGAGCTGCACGGGGGCCGGGTCTTCGCGCACAGCGAAGGGCCGGGACGGGGCGCCGAGTTCACCGTGACGCTGCCGGTCGCCGACTCCGGCGCGCCCGAACCGGCCCGAGCGGTGGTGGTCCGTCCGGCCAAGCGGCAGCTGTCCGTCCTGATCGTGGAGGACAACGCGGATCTCGCCCTCACCTACCGCACCCTGCTCCAGCGGCAGGGCCACCACGTCACGGCGGTGCACACCGGCACCGACGCGCTCACCGCCACCGAGGACTGCCTCTTCGACGTCGTGCTCTGCGACCTCGGGCTGCCCGACATCGACGGCTACACGGTCGCCCGCACGATCAGGACCCGGCCGCACGGCGAGCGGTTGCGGCTGATCGCGGTCTCCGGTTTCAGCCAGGGCAGCGACCGCACCAGATCCCGGGCGGCCGGTTTCGACGCGCATCTGGCCAAGCCGTTGCCGTTGAACGACCTCATCGACCTCCTGGAGCGTTTCGACGAGCCATGA
- a CDS encoding SGNH/GDSL hydrolase family protein, whose product MRKPWIVGMLLAGVLLGACSDPASGPEAAPSSVAPPKPAGTTQQQAAGSPAAPAKAPVVLYLGDSLAMEAQKVVGQELRRDLRAEYTGRPYSGTTVCDYLEGTGAKSLVPDRDKAAALVRSLKPDFVVLQFWGNAWGYTWCMDGITHAEAPTTYFKRYRADMARLTEQIAAAGGAHRPRIVWVAQGPDPLTPDRVRRVNELYARQAAASGDLVADAGAKVSAAGARYTWVQYLPCTAYEREHPAYCTQPGRDRTALHLDTDYLHFCLAPTTSTPKPCPVRSPGILRIAREITRVIGRTPVG is encoded by the coding sequence ATGCGGAAGCCGTGGATCGTGGGGATGCTGCTGGCCGGAGTGCTGCTCGGAGCGTGCTCGGACCCGGCGTCCGGGCCCGAGGCGGCCCCGTCGTCCGTCGCGCCGCCGAAGCCGGCCGGCACGACGCAGCAGCAGGCCGCCGGCAGTCCCGCTGCCCCGGCGAAGGCTCCGGTGGTGCTGTATCTCGGGGACTCGCTGGCGATGGAGGCCCAGAAGGTGGTCGGGCAGGAGCTCCGCCGGGACCTGCGTGCCGAGTACACGGGCAGGCCGTACTCCGGGACGACGGTCTGCGACTACCTGGAGGGCACCGGCGCCAAGTCCCTCGTACCGGACCGGGACAAGGCGGCCGCCCTGGTGCGCTCGCTGAAGCCGGACTTCGTGGTGCTCCAGTTCTGGGGCAACGCGTGGGGCTACACGTGGTGCATGGACGGCATCACCCACGCCGAGGCGCCGACGACGTACTTCAAGCGGTACCGGGCCGACATGGCCCGGCTGACCGAGCAGATCGCGGCGGCGGGCGGTGCCCATCGGCCGCGGATCGTGTGGGTGGCGCAGGGCCCGGACCCGCTCACCCCCGACCGGGTCCGGCGCGTGAACGAGCTCTACGCGCGGCAGGCCGCCGCCTCGGGCGACCTCGTCGCCGACGCGGGAGCCAAGGTGAGTGCGGCCGGGGCCCGCTACACCTGGGTCCAGTACCTGCCGTGCACCGCCTACGAGCGCGAGCACCCCGCGTACTGCACCCAGCCGGGCCGGGACCGGACCGCCCTCCACCTCGACACGGACTATCTGCACTTCTGTCTGGCGCCCACCACGTCCACGCCGAAGCCCTGCCCGGTCCGCTCCCCCGGCATCCTGCGGATCGCCCGGGAGATCACCCGGGTGATCGGCCGGACGCCCGTCGGCTGA
- a CDS encoding VOC family protein — translation MATDGFTTCLWFDGQAEEAAHFYVSVFKNSSVGKVARYPEGAMQPAGTVMTVEFTANGHKFLALNGGPQFKFTEATSFMIFCENQEEIDHYWTKLLEGGGEPGPCGWLKDRYGLSWQVVPDRLDAMVTDPDPAKAARVTAAFMAMGKFDIAALERAYAGE, via the coding sequence ATGGCAACCGACGGTTTCACCACGTGTCTCTGGTTCGACGGCCAGGCCGAGGAAGCCGCTCACTTCTACGTCTCGGTCTTCAAGAACTCCAGTGTCGGCAAGGTCGCGCGCTACCCCGAGGGGGCGATGCAGCCGGCCGGCACCGTCATGACCGTCGAGTTCACGGCCAACGGGCACAAGTTCCTCGCGCTCAACGGCGGCCCTCAGTTCAAGTTCACCGAGGCGACCTCCTTCATGATCTTCTGCGAGAACCAGGAGGAGATCGACCACTACTGGACCAAGCTCCTCGAAGGCGGCGGCGAGCCCGGCCCCTGTGGCTGGCTCAAGGACCGGTACGGACTGTCCTGGCAGGTCGTCCCCGACAGGCTGGACGCCATGGTCACCGACCCGGACCCGGCGAAGGCGGCCCGCGTGACCGCGGCGTTCATGGCGATGGGCAAGTTCGACATCGCGGCCCTGGAGAGGGCCTACGCGGGCGAGTGA
- a CDS encoding epoxide hydrolase family protein — protein MTSSPADSGLHPFRIDIPQADLDDLHDRLDRVRWPDELPGVGWSYGVPEGYLRELVRYWRHEYDWRAAEARLNEWPQFTTEIDGAHVHFAHIRSPEPDATPLIITHGWPGSIVEFLDVVGPLTDPAAHGGDPADAFHLVVPSIPGFGFSGPTRETGWEARRIADAWAELMTRLGYDRFGAQGGDWGAAISRELGRVHTDRVIGVHLNLLPGAQAATEPTEEELEALSPEERERTLLSWRTWDAWFRDGVGYFHLQSTRPQTLSYALTDSPVGQLAWIVEKFREWTDSEELPEEAVDRDLMLTNVMLYWLTGTAGSSARVYYERAHAEGDRIAAPHKPSAAPTAVASFPGDPQIPLRHKGERTENIVRWTELDRGGHFAAMEEPDLLVDDVRAFFRQLREKG, from the coding sequence ATGACGTCTTCGCCCGCCGACAGCGGCCTTCACCCCTTCCGCATCGACATACCGCAGGCCGACCTCGACGATCTCCATGACCGCCTCGACCGGGTCCGGTGGCCCGACGAGCTGCCCGGGGTGGGCTGGTCGTACGGCGTGCCGGAAGGGTATCTGCGCGAGCTGGTGCGGTACTGGCGGCACGAGTACGACTGGCGGGCGGCCGAGGCGCGGCTGAACGAGTGGCCGCAGTTCACGACCGAGATCGACGGCGCCCATGTGCACTTCGCGCACATCCGCTCCCCCGAGCCCGATGCCACCCCGCTGATCATCACCCATGGCTGGCCGGGGTCGATCGTCGAATTCCTCGACGTCGTCGGCCCGTTGACGGATCCGGCCGCGCACGGCGGCGATCCCGCCGACGCCTTCCATCTCGTGGTGCCGAGCATTCCCGGCTTCGGGTTCTCCGGGCCGACCCGGGAGACCGGCTGGGAGGCGCGCCGGATCGCCGACGCGTGGGCCGAGCTGATGACCCGCCTCGGCTACGACCGGTTCGGCGCCCAGGGCGGCGACTGGGGCGCCGCCATCTCCCGCGAGCTGGGCCGTGTCCACACCGACCGGGTGATCGGCGTCCACCTCAATCTGCTGCCCGGCGCACAGGCGGCCACGGAACCGACCGAGGAGGAGCTGGAGGCACTGAGCCCCGAGGAGCGGGAGCGGACCCTGCTCTCGTGGCGCACGTGGGACGCGTGGTTCCGCGACGGCGTGGGCTACTTCCACCTCCAGTCCACCCGGCCGCAGACCCTCTCGTACGCGCTCACCGACTCGCCGGTCGGCCAGCTCGCCTGGATCGTCGAGAAGTTCCGGGAGTGGACGGACTCCGAGGAGCTGCCCGAGGAGGCCGTCGACCGGGACCTGATGCTCACCAACGTGATGCTGTACTGGCTGACCGGCACCGCGGGCTCCTCCGCCCGGGTCTACTACGAGCGCGCCCACGCCGAGGGCGACCGGATCGCCGCCCCGCACAAGCCCTCGGCCGCCCCGACCGCGGTGGCCTCCTTCCCCGGCGACCCGCAGATCCCGCTGCGCCACAAGGGCGAGCGCACCGAGAACATCGTGCGCTGGACCGAGCTCGACCGGGGCGGTCACTTCGCCGCGATGGAGGAGCCCGACCTGCTGGTGGACGACGTACGGGCCTTCTTCCGGCAGCTGCGCGAGAAGGGCTGA